The following coding sequences are from one Peromyscus eremicus chromosome X, PerEre_H2_v1, whole genome shotgun sequence window:
- the LOC131899522 gene encoding polycomb group RING finger protein 6-like, whose product MPLPSLSSARPAEESSPEVQEGSLGAAKAEGAEKALWPARQNLPSAITTAPPAAKDDQSTIGEVGTQKCLASKPPKSGKKKAAVESDQKNLVPLSELTPYISCSVCKGYLIDATTITECLHAFCKSCIIKHFELSNRCPKCNIVVHEAKPHNHLRSDPQLQTIVYKLVAGLEEKEKKQRQEFYKGNYLETPKPDAVPQPGPSSEGNN is encoded by the coding sequence ATGCCCTTGCCCAGTTTGTCCTCTGCCAGGCCAGCAGAGGAGAGCAGCCCAGAGGTCCAAGAGGGCAGTCTGGGTGCTGCCAAAGCAGAGGGAGCAGAGAAGGCCTTGTGGCCTGCACGCCAGAACTTGCCCTCTGCAATCACCACAGCACCTCCAGCTGCCAAGGATGACCAGTCCACCATTGGGGAGGTGGGGACTCAGAAATGCCTGGCATCCAAGCCTCCTAAGAGTGGAAAGAAGAAGGCAGCGGTGGAATCTGACCAGAAGAACCTCGTTCCTCTCTCGGAGCTGACTCCGTACATCTCCTGTTCTGTTTGCAAAGGCTATTTAATAGATGCAACAACCATTACAGAATGTCTTCATGCCTTCTGTAAAAGTTGCATCATAAAACATTTTGAACTTAGCAACAGATGTCCAAAATGCAACATTGTAGTGCACGAGGCCAAACCTCATAATCACCTGAGGTCGGATCCACAATTACAAACCATAGTGTACAAATTAGTGGCAGGtctagaggaaaaagaaaaaaagcaaaggcaAGAATTCTATAAAGGAAATTATTTGGAAACACCAAAACCTGATGCTGTTCCACAGCCAGGCCCTTCAAGCGAAGGGAACAACTAA